The DNA sequence GGCGAATTATTATCAAAGAATTTTTTATGATCTTCATAAAAATTTAAAAAATGATTTATAGTTTTTTCTAAATCTTGTCTTGTGGGATTTTCATTAACAATAATTTCAATTTTTTTATAGTTACCATTGTGGAAAAAATCTAAACCGTGATATTTTCTTTTGTCGTTTTCTAAAACTATGCAATATTCAGGAGCATACGAAGCGCTGCGATCTATCAGTAATAAACCATATGGCGTTGCTGTAAAAAAAATAAAAAAATATTTATTTATGTATTTATCTAATTGATTTTCAAAAAAATTAGAAATTGATCTTTTAGTCTCTAATCTATTTTCTGATGAATCAGATGTTGCAACATCTGATTCATCATCAAAAATAACAAAGTTATTTATTTTATCATTATTTTTTCACATAAATTTTTTAAATTTTTCTATGTTATTTTTTTCTTTTAATAAAAAGAATAAATTAAAAGTTTTATTAGAAGCTATAGGTGCTGTTTGCAAATTGTCTGTTGTGTAAAATTGAATAAGGTCGTCATTATCTATTATTTTACGACATTCATCAATAATTCTTTCTTTGTTTTGTAATAATAATTCATTATTTGAATTAACGAAGAATATAAAATTCTTAATCCCGCAATCGATAGCTTTAAATAGACAACTAATCATACATTGAGTTTTTCCTGATTGAACTTCCCCATAAGATATTGCATATAAATTTTTATTATTTTGGATAAAATTATCAAATAAAGGGATAAATTTATTTATATTTTTATTAATATATGTTGAATCTATGTATTTAGGTAAGTCGGATAAATATTTGTGAAAATATGTGCTTTCTTCATTGAATTCAACTTGCTTAGAATTACTAGGTTCCTCATATCTATTTTCTAGATAAATTCTTATTTTATTCATTTGTTTCCCTCAAAAATATTTCTTCTATTTTTTTTAATCAATCTGGTAGATTTTTTTCAGGGATAAAATTTATTGATTCTTTAATAACTTTTTCCATAATTTTTCTATTATCAAGAACTTCTTGTTTCGGGATAGAAATTAGTAATTCATTTTTATTGCGGCTAATTTCGATTTTTTCTTTATCAATTTCGCAAAAATTAATCAATGTGTTTAAGTTACTATTTTCTTTTAAAGTTCCGGTCTCGATAAGATTTTTTTTAGTTTTTTTCAAACTTTCTTTCAAACTTTCAAGAAAAAACGACATCAATATTCAATTTGAGATGGTATCTTTATCGTTATTAATTAAATTTTCTTTAATTTTTGACAATAAATGCCCATTAGTAAAATCAAACTTATTTAATTGAGGTTTAAAAAAATTATTTTGCAAATAAATAGTTCCGAATATTCTTTGGCCAAAACTGATACCAGAACCTGAACCTCATGATTTTAATTCATCGTATAAAAATTTTGGTCTAATTTTTTGTTCTGGTTTTTTAGTTTTTCCGTCTTCATTAGGGCCGTGATAAATGTATCTATTGTCTTGGCTAATATTAAATCCCGTATTAACCTTATATGTTTGTTTATTATCTAGTTTTTTAATATAATAGCTAGATTCTGTTGTCATTATTCCTACATCATATGAGAATTCAATTTCATTATCTTCACTATCAAAAACTTTTCCAGTTAAGTTTTTACCTAAAAAATATTTATCGTCGCTTTTTTTTAGAACATCTAATAATTTTTTATAAATGCCATTGGGTTTAAATTTTCCAGAATTGCTTTTACAAATCTTTTCTTGATTTTCTTCGATATAATTTACAATCTTTTCCTTATGTTTTTCAAATTCATCTAATAAATTATGATTATTTATTTCATCAGAAATTAATTTGTTTTCAAATAAGAGTTGTTGAATTTTTTCTATTCTCTCTAACTTGATCGGGTTAAAATCTGTGATTGTTTCTAAAATATTATAATTAATTCTTCTATCTTTTCCGATTCTATTATAATAATATAATTCAATTTCAGCGTCGATTTTTTTATCCAAATTTAGTAATTTTATATATTCATTTTCATTATTTTTTATTTTTATATATCTTTCGTATCTATTAAAAATACTTTGATAAATGTTTTCTGAATTTTCTGTAAAAGTGTTAAATCTATTAATGTCTTTTTCATTAAAAAAAACATTTGAAACTAAAAAATACGTTCCACGAGTTTTTTTAATTTTATTTTGATTTGTCTCATTTTGTGTCATAGAAGTTTTTTCATCATTTAAATCAATTTCAATTCTAGATTCTTTACCGTTATTATTTTTTGTTTCAATAATTCAATTTCATCCATAGTATGCCAAAGCTGATTTAACACCATAACCGTGTTTACTTAAAGAAGATTCATTTCCATCTCAGCCACGCTTATTTTCCTCTATTGAAAGCATTTCTTTAAAAGATTTTTCTATACCAAAAGCATTATCTTCATACTCAAATGTTCTCTTTTGTTCATTAAATGTAATCTTTATTTTTAGATCAGAAAAATTATGATCTTCCGCAGATTTTATTGAGTTATCAATGAATTCAGAAAGCATTAATCAATGTGGATTGGTTGTTTTTGATTGAGCCCTTCAATATTTTTTTGGGTTTTCAGTATATAATTTTTTTTCTCTATTTGTTTTAAAAATATCAATCATAATAGTCCTATCTTGTACAATTAGTTAAATTGTTTTCTATATTATTTCAAATAGAAAAAATAATTTCTCTCTCTTCCTCTAGAATTAAGTTTTGAAAATTATTATTGCTATTTAGTTTAGTTAATTTGTCATATATTTCTTTACGATAACGTAAATTATATGGACCTATACCCGGGATTCTATAATCATTATCTTTAAAATGAATAATAATTTTACGAGCAAACGGATTACCTATTTCATTTCACATATTTATCTTGTTTGTTTTAATTAAATTAATAAATTTATCTTTTGAAATAATTTTATATTTTCCATCATCAGAGACGGCTCATCCATTTTTCAGTATTTCTCAATTTTTACTTGGTCGTGTATTTTTTTTAGGAATAAAAAGTATTTTCTTTGTATCTTTTTCTTTGTATTTTAATCTCATTGTTCGATTTTTTACTAAGGTTATTTTTTTAGTCGATTTGTTAATTCTAATACTTCCTAAATACCTATTTTCAAATTTATCTCTTTCATCTTGTAATCAGTTTCTAAAATCTCTTAATGACTCTAGTTCTTTATAACCATTGTTAATTAAATTAGTAATCGATCTATCTTCTTTGGCTACAGTACAAGTTCAACAACCTCATCGAGAGTTCCCACAACTACTATTAACCTTCTTTGTTCCTATTTGATCAAGAGCTAATGGACATTCATTAGAACTATCTCTGTATAATTCATATAAGTTACCTGTGCTCACTTTTCAGTGTGTACTAGGTTTACTTAATAAATATTCTCAAACTTCTTTTGTGTCAAAATCTATAATAGGTTTAAAGACAAAGGCATTTGCATCTGTATTATGTTTATTAACATAACGGTCATTGCTTAAGTTATTGTATTTTTCAAGTATTTTATCTCTTGCCCCACTCTCACCTTGTCGGACACCAATTACATAAATTACTTTTTTATCTTTTGAAATTTTTTCACCGACATAATTTGACATAGAATCAATTTTTAATCTAGAAGTGCATCATCTAAATGTTTGATTTGGTGCAGGATAACCTCTTCCTATTAAATTAACTCAAAATGATTCTTCAATTTTTGGTCTTACTAATGCTGCAATTAATGGTAAATTATTTATTTTTGCAAAATCATTTATATTATTTATTGAGTTGGATAAGCTTTCAATTACTAGAGGATTTTCTACTAATGTGTCGGAACTTAATATATAAATTTTTTTATTTAGTTGATTTTTATCTAATTCTAAGATGGATGAGATAATTAAATCCACAAGAAATGTAGAATCTTTTCCGCCAGAATAACCGATTACTCACGGTAAATCATTTTTATAGTACTCCTGTTTAATTAAGTTCTTGGCAAAAGTAATTTTGTCATTAAAATTATCGTTTTTTCCCTTAATGCTTGTTGTGAGAAAGGAAAAATTATGCAAGGAGCACTAATAGAAAAATTTATCAAGCATTTAAAATATGCAGAAAATAAATCTTTAAATACATTAAACAATTATGAACATTACTTAAAAATATATTTAATAAGGTGTAGAAATTTCAAAATTACACTAGAAGGAAAGTTATATTTCCTAGAATATATTGATAAAACCTATAGTAACAATACTAAAAGACTAATTTTGACGGTGATAGATAAATTTTATAAATATTTAAACAACATTGAAAAAATGAAAATTGAAAACCCCTTTTTAGATGTTATTAAACCTAGGATCGATAAAAAGGAATTGATAACTTTATCACCAAAAGAAATAAATATTATTTTTACATATTTGAAAAAAGAAAATAATTTACAACTGATCAAATTAATATATTTAATATATTATTCTGGGCTAAGAATTACAGAAGCTTTAAATGTTAAAAATAATGAAATATTAAAAAATGAAATATTTATCAAAGGAAAAGGAAATAAATATAGATATATAAATTTTCATCCCGATCTAAAAGAATATATCAACAAGAAAAACGATGATTTATGTTTTGTTACAAACACCAAAGAACCTAAATCAAGACGCTGAGCCAATTATTGCGTTAAAAAACTTATTTATGAGTGTAAAATAGACAAAAAAAATATCCCCTCATACTTTCAGACACTCGTACGCAACAAACTTATTAAAAAACGGAACAAGTATTTTTACAGTTAGTAAATTATTAGGACATGCTAGTGTCAAAACAACAGAACATTATATTCATTGAAGTAAAGAATACTTAAATTCAGAGTATAAAAAAATAATCAAAAAAATATAATTTAACTTTTAATATATACACAAAGCACAAAACAGAGATATAATTAATAAGATAAATTATGTCCACAACAAGCATTAAGGGAAAAAACGATAATTTTAAAGCAGAAAATGACTATGTTAGAAAATGAATAGATACTGTAAATTCAAACAATAGTGCACAACCTATAAACCTGTTTTTTCATTAGCATTAATACAATGCATTATTAATAAAGGGCATAAGGGTCTGTATTACATTGAAATAAAGGATGTATTTGTAAATTTTGTTATATTATGTTGAATTTCTGCGGGTTATTATAAATTTAGACAAAATCCGACAGCAAGGAATAAGAGTGGAATCGATAAATGAATACTTCCTTTAATTGAGAATTTTAAAAAAACTTATAAACTTCCTGATAATGATGAATGCGCTATTAAAGATATTAAAAAAGTTAAAAACTTTATTACAAATGAATACGACAAAAATAAAAATTTAAAAGAATTGAATACAATTTTCAAAAATGGACCTTATAAACATTTTGGGAAAAATTTAGAAATGATGAAAAAACATGAAAAAAATAATAAACCTTTTCAAATTGAAATAGATGAAGAAAAATATTTAATTATTAAAAAATGAAAAAAAATTCTAATTAATGAATCTATTTTTAGATGAGCTGAATTAGTCGAAAAATATAATTATTCAGTTATTAATCCTATACAAAAAATAGATTCATTTAAAGAAATCAACGGAGTTAAACGTGACATAATCACTTTCACAACGCATAAAGATATTCTTCAAGAATTTTACAATTCCATCAATCAAAGTGATGAAATTGAATGTTTTTATGATAGCATTTCTTTAAGGGAAATTAGTTGAGATCATTATATTCCTCATTCATACATGAGTTATGAGGATATATGAAATTTAGTTCCAACTTCTATAAGTTTAAATAGTAGCAAAAGTAATAAATATCACGATAAATTTTTTAATAACGAAATTATTTGAAAACTATACAATAGAAATGATCGTTTGTATAAATGGTTAATAGATGAAAAAGAACAGTTGGTAAAAGAGAAAAAATTTAAAGCATTAGATCTTGAAAAAATTATTTTTCAATTTAATTCTTGAAAAGAGTATGAAAAAATTAAGTCAAAGGTTGAAGAATTTAGAAGTTTTGATTGTATATAATATTAGTAAAAATACGTATAATATTAATTTATATCTTTAATATAATTTTCCATTATCGATAAATGTCTCTCTACTCTAACCTTTTTATTTAAAGTAAAAATCAATTTTAATATTTGTTTATTAGTGCAATTTTTTTTAAGTAAATTTTCAATGATTTTTGCAGAAGAAGACTTACTCAAGTTGTATTCAGTTTTAGCATTATGGAAATTGTAAAAATCACTTAAGAATTTATCGATTCTGTTACCATCGTTTTTATCATAATATTTTACAAGAATCAAATCTTTTAAAACTTTTGATCTTATGTATATATTGTGAGATCAAGTAATTCTAGAAATATAAATTACAAGAAATGATGAAATCACTAAACTTATGATGGAAACAATTAAATCCAAATTCATAAAAATCCTTTCACGTTCATTATAAGTTTTTTTGAATAAATCTAAAATTAAGTGCAAACAATGCAATTAAAACAGTTTAGTTATTGAACATGCTTGTGTATGATGAAAACCATAATTATTCCAGCTAAAGCTATTGAAATCATTAATGTTAAATAAATAATAAATATAATAGTTCATTTCTTATTTAATTCAACTTTTCTACTTTTAAATTCAAGTTTTAACTTCTTATTTTTATTTACTGAAATAGTATTAATTCTTATTTTCACAAAACCCTCTTTTATTTTAGTTTATTTAAAATGTTATCATTGAAAAGTTTGTCAATATTTCCATGTTCAATATTAATTGAATTAGGAGCAATCAGTTTAATCTTCGATTGATTTATATGTGTTGTTAAAACGCTATATAATCCAAAAAGGTTAGGATATTCTTCTAATAGAATTATCTCTTGGTAACTATCAATAATGTTAATAACTTTTTTTGATAAAGGATAGATTTGTTTTAAATTGATTAAATCATACCTTTTTTTAGTATTAATTACATAATTTGATAACTTATCATAACTAATTACTAATTTACTACTATTATCTACTATTTTTTTACTACTACTTCTAATTCATATGAAATCATCAAATTTTTGTTTTTCGTCGTTTGTGTAGTATTTATTTATTCTAATAACGGTGATTTGTTTTTTAGTTATCCCTAATTCTAAACAATGTTGAAATTCTTTACTATTACTTGGAGCATATATAACTGCGTTATCTAATCCAACAAACATTTTTAAATCATAAAAACCATGTTGAACATTACCACCTTCATTTATTCCTGACTGATCAATAATAAAAACGCAATGCAAATTCATTAATGCAATATCTTGTATGATTTGGTCATACCCTTTTCTTAAAAAACAATTTCCTACAAAAACAACAGGAACGT is a window from the Mycoplasma sp. (ex Biomphalaria glabrata) genome containing:
- the dndC gene encoding DNA phosphorothioation system sulfurtransferase DndC, with translation MHNFSFLTTSIKGKNDNFNDKITFAKNLIKQEYYKNDLPWVIGYSGGKDSTFLVDLIISSILELDKNQLNKKIYILSSDTLVENPLVIESLSNSINNINDFAKINNLPLIAALVRPKIEESFWVNLIGRGYPAPNQTFRWCTSRLKIDSMSNYVGEKISKDKKVIYVIGVRQGESGARDKILEKYNNLSNDRYVNKHNTDANAFVFKPIIDFDTKEVWEYLLSKPSTHWKVSTGNLYELYRDSSNECPLALDQIGTKKVNSSCGNSRWGCWTCTVAKEDRSITNLINNGYKELESLRDFRNWLQDERDKFENRYLGSIRINKSTKKITLVKNRTMRLKYKEKDTKKILFIPKKNTRPSKNWEILKNGWAVSDDGKYKIISKDKFINLIKTNKINMWNEIGNPFARKIIIHFKDNDYRIPGIGPYNLRYRKEIYDKLTKLNSNNNFQNLILEEEREIIFSIWNNIENNLTNCTR
- a CDS encoding tyrosine-type recombinase/integrase, which codes for MQGALIEKFIKHLKYAENKSLNTLNNYEHYLKIYLIRCRNFKITLEGKLYFLEYIDKTYSNNTKRLILTVIDKFYKYLNNIEKMKIENPFLDVIKPRIDKKELITLSPKEINIIFTYLKKENNLQLIKLIYLIYYSGLRITEALNVKNNEILKNEIFIKGKGNKYRYINFHPDLKEYINKKNDDLCFVTNTKEPKSRRWANYCVKKLIYECKIDKKNIPSYFQTLVRNKLIKKRNKYFYS
- a CDS encoding HNH endonuclease domain-containing protein, coding for MMKKHEKNNKPFQIEIDEEKYLIIKKWKKILINESIFRWAELVEKYNYSVINPIQKIDSFKEINGVKRDIITFTTHKDILQEFYNSINQSDEIECFYDSISLREISWDHYIPHSYMSYEDIWNLVPTSISLNSSKSNKYHDKFFNNEIIWKLYNRNDRLYKWLIDEKEQLVKEKKFKALDLEKIIFQFNSWKEYEKIKSKVEEFRSFDCI
- a CDS encoding Z1 domain-containing protein, whose amino-acid sequence is MNKIRIYLENRYEEPSNSKQVEFNEESTYFHKYLSDLPKYIDSTYINKNINKFIPLFDNFIQNNKNLYAISYGEVQSGKTQCMISCLFKAIDCGIKNFIFFVNSNNELLLQNKERIIDECRKIIDNDDLIQFYTTDNLQTAPIASNKTFNLFFLLKEKNNIEKFKKFMWKNNDKINNFVIFDDESDVATSDSSENRLETKRSISNFFENQLDKYINKYFFIFFTATPYGLLLIDRSASYAPEYCIVLENDKRKYHGLDFFHNGNYKKIEIIVNENPTRQDLEKTINHFLNFYEDHKKFFDNNSPILLINPAIETKIHDEIFKIANDIVDKSGVQVNIKTINRNDTSIPSSKNKPMILIGSSLIGRGITFDYLTHAYMQVDSDTTPIDTILQRARWFGYRNKWNDFQKENIFLFLQEKTINKFENIRKIDNEIRNLFINDPEVNEIKQHEICNLSKKYNLKLTGKNYNVD
- a CDS encoding ATP-binding protein gives rise to the protein MIDIFKTNREKKLYTENPKKYWRAQSKTTNPHWLMLSEFIDNSIKSAEDHNFSDLKIKITFNEQKRTFEYEDNAFGIEKSFKEMLSIEENKRGWDGNESSLSKHGYGVKSALAYYGWNWIIETKNNNGKESRIEIDLNDEKTSMTQNETNQNKIKKTRGTYFLVSNVFFNEKDINRFNTFTENSENIYQSIFNRYERYIKIKNNENEYIKLLNLDKKIDAEIELYYYNRIGKDRRINYNILETITDFNPIKLERIEKIQQLLFENKLISDEINNHNLLDEFEKHKEKIVNYIEENQEKICKSNSGKFKPNGIYKKLLDVLKKSDDKYFLGKNLTGKVFDSEDNEIEFSYDVGIMTTESSYYIKKLDNKQTYKVNTGFNISQDNRYIYHGPNEDGKTKKPEQKIRPKFLYDELKSWGSGSGISFGQRIFGTIYLQNNFFKPQLNKFDFTNGHLLSKIKENLINNDKDTISNWILMSFFLESLKESLKKTKKNLIETGTLKENSNLNTLINFCEIDKEKIEISRNKNELLISIPKQEVLDNRKIMEKVIKESINFIPEKNLPDWLKKIEEIFLRETNE